From one Synechocystis sp. PCC 6803 substr. PCC-P genomic stretch:
- a CDS encoding DUF5615 family PIN-like protein, producing the protein MANRIKFHLDENISYSIALGLRHRSLDVTTTPETGLLGVSDQEQLQFAGSEGRVIFTQDTDFLKLAQSSPDHTGIAYCSQRNKSIDQVIQGLVLMWEILEPEEMCNHIEFL; encoded by the coding sequence ATGGCAAACAGGATTAAATTTCATCTTGATGAAAACATCAGCTATAGCATTGCCCTTGGCTTACGTCATCGCAGTCTTGATGTTACAACAACTCCGGAAACTGGTCTGCTAGGGGTTTCTGATCAAGAGCAGTTACAGTTTGCTGGGTCTGAAGGCCGAGTAATTTTTACCCAAGATACTGACTTTTTAAAATTAGCTCAATCATCTCCCGATCATACTGGCATCGCTTATTGTTCTCAACGAAATAAGTCGATTGACCAAGTTATTCAAGGATTAGTCTTGATGTGGGAAATTCTCGAACCAGAAGAAATGTGTAATCACATTGAGTTTTTGTAG
- a CDS encoding TrkA family potassium uptake protein, which yields MYILIGGMGSMGSNLAKNLLKMGHTVAAVDTDPLACQYAREKIGVMAFEGSAVNTSVLLEAGVRKAGAVIAALQEDALNLALVTLSKHYGVPQIVVRMSDGDFAEPYRLAGATHIISTTELALNRVINAIEYPQVDAMMHFEQGQIEVLKLSIPPNCTIVGRSVAAIAQDPRFPSGTLIIGYQANAHEDLKIPNGNTLLEDGSTILAVTKPELVRQLIDFMGLCQS from the coding sequence ATGTATATTCTCATTGGTGGCATGGGGAGCATGGGCTCCAATTTGGCCAAAAATCTGCTCAAAATGGGTCACACTGTGGCGGCGGTGGATACCGATCCCTTGGCCTGTCAGTATGCCCGGGAAAAAATTGGGGTGATGGCCTTTGAAGGCAGTGCGGTCAATACCTCAGTTTTACTAGAAGCAGGAGTTCGTAAAGCGGGGGCTGTGATTGCAGCGCTCCAGGAGGATGCCCTAAATTTGGCTTTAGTTACCCTGTCAAAACATTACGGTGTGCCGCAAATTGTCGTCCGCATGAGCGATGGGGATTTTGCTGAACCGTACCGCTTGGCCGGTGCCACCCACATTATCAGCACCACAGAATTGGCTCTTAATCGGGTAATTAATGCCATTGAGTATCCCCAAGTGGATGCCATGATGCACTTTGAACAGGGACAAATTGAAGTGCTCAAACTTTCTATTCCCCCCAATTGCACCATTGTGGGCCGTAGCGTGGCGGCGATCGCCCAGGATCCCCGTTTTCCCTCCGGTACATTGATTATTGGCTACCAGGCCAATGCCCATGAAGATCTAAAAATTCCCAACGGCAATACGTTGCTCGAAGATGGTTCCACCATTTTGGCTGTGACCAAACCGGAATTGGTGCGGCAATTGATTGATTTTATGGGGTTGTGTCAGTCTTGA
- a CDS encoding iron uptake porin, producing the protein MGLICGLAIASGLTVTIPSEAQTISVNEFFPPVNRYQLGASNLGNGVNQVTSVAELRDVQPSDWAFAALQSLVERYGCLVGYPDRTYRGDAEGTLRARPLSRYEFAAGLNACLNTIEQLLQENVSVAQGDLDLLKKLAQDFQAELKQLAVRVDNLETRTAFLEDHQFSVTTKLYGQTITSLDKVFGDRVGGGSNEFQTQFAYRVRFNLETSFTGKDLFRTRLQFSNFLNGVEQTGTNMTRFNYDDNSNNNVEVSHLWYRTPLTDNLTLRLGTVGVGYTDLVDTLTPPTIADDALGIPSRFGEYDPVYRRGGGGAGFNWQITPTVQLSVGYLATNPNDPDPGNGLFNGGYHTLAQLAYQTADGGIGFTYSRSYFPAGNTDLMAGTGSLLAIQPFGEVIATAGNFYTLQGYYRITPHVQIHGWGGFVEAQAQGGGLSNLSNGVGGTVLRDVSWNSSAIWYGLVGISFPDVGGEGNLPGIALGIPPTVTASNLPGAVGQTTPYHLEAFYRIQLNDNISITPGFWVVLNPEANSNNATQYVGHIRTSFLF; encoded by the coding sequence ATGGGCTTAATTTGCGGTTTGGCGATCGCCAGTGGACTAACAGTGACGATACCCAGTGAGGCCCAAACTATCTCCGTGAACGAATTTTTCCCTCCGGTTAATCGTTACCAGTTGGGTGCAAGTAATTTGGGCAATGGCGTTAATCAAGTTACCTCAGTGGCGGAACTAAGGGATGTGCAACCCAGTGATTGGGCCTTTGCCGCTCTGCAAAGTTTGGTGGAGCGTTACGGTTGTTTAGTTGGTTATCCAGACCGCACCTACCGAGGTGATGCCGAAGGCACACTGCGTGCCCGCCCCCTGAGTCGTTACGAATTTGCAGCGGGATTAAATGCTTGTTTAAACACCATTGAGCAACTATTGCAAGAAAATGTCTCCGTTGCCCAGGGAGATTTAGACCTGCTGAAAAAATTAGCCCAGGATTTCCAAGCAGAGCTAAAACAATTGGCAGTTCGGGTCGATAATCTGGAAACTCGCACTGCTTTTTTAGAAGACCACCAATTTTCCGTCACCACAAAACTTTATGGACAAACGATTACTTCTTTGGATAAGGTCTTTGGCGATCGGGTGGGGGGCGGCAGCAATGAATTTCAAACCCAGTTCGCCTATCGAGTCCGATTTAATTTAGAAACCAGTTTTACCGGCAAAGATTTGTTCAGAACCAGGTTGCAGTTCTCCAACTTTCTTAACGGAGTAGAGCAAACTGGCACCAATATGACCCGCTTCAACTATGACGATAATTCCAACAATAATGTGGAGGTGAGCCATCTTTGGTACCGTACTCCTTTGACGGATAATTTGACTCTGCGCTTGGGTACTGTCGGGGTGGGCTACACAGATTTAGTGGATACGTTAACTCCCCCCACCATTGCCGATGATGCCCTGGGTATTCCTTCCCGCTTTGGGGAGTATGATCCGGTTTATCGTCGGGGAGGGGGAGGAGCTGGCTTTAATTGGCAGATAACCCCCACAGTGCAACTGAGTGTGGGCTACTTGGCCACCAATCCCAACGATCCTGACCCAGGCAATGGCCTTTTCAATGGGGGATATCACACCCTGGCTCAATTGGCTTATCAAACCGCTGACGGGGGCATTGGCTTCACCTATTCCCGTTCCTATTTCCCCGCTGGTAATACGGATTTAATGGCGGGCACTGGTAGTCTGTTGGCCATTCAACCCTTCGGAGAGGTGATCGCCACGGCGGGGAATTTTTACACTTTGCAGGGGTATTACCGCATCACGCCCCACGTACAAATCCATGGCTGGGGAGGTTTTGTGGAGGCCCAAGCCCAGGGGGGAGGATTAAGCAATTTATCCAATGGAGTGGGGGGGACAGTGTTGAGGGATGTGTCCTGGAATAGTTCGGCCATTTGGTATGGCTTGGTGGGCATTAGTTTCCCAGACGTGGGGGGAGAGGGTAATTTACCGGGCATTGCTCTAGGTATTCCTCCGACGGTAACGGCCAGTAATTTACCGGGGGCAGTGGGACAAACCACCCCTTACCATTTAGAGGCGTTCTATCGCATCCAACTCAACGACAATATTTCCATCACCCCAGGTTTTTGGGTCGTGCTTAATCCTGAAGCCAACAGCAACAACGCCACCCAATATGTGGGGCATATACGCACCAGCTTTTTGTTCTAA
- the bchB gene encoding ferredoxin:protochlorophyllide reductase (ATP-dependent) subunit B — protein sequence MKLAYWMYAGPAHIGTLRIASSFKNVHAIMHAPLGDDYFNVMRSMLEREQNFTPVTTSVVDRQVLSRGSQEKVVDNIVRKDGEETPDLIVLTPTCTSSILQEDLANFVDRAQMDAHCDVLLADVNHYRYNELQAGDRTLKQIVEFYIKKARKQGNLATEKTAKPSVNLIGFTTLGFHNQHDCTELKRLMADLGIEVNLILPEKATVDQLAKIPQAWFNLCPYREIGLMTAEYLQEEFAQPYVDITPMGVVETARCIRKMQQVLNQQGFDVNYEDFIQQQTRHVSQAAWFSRSIDCQNLTGKKAVVFGDNTHAAAMTKILAREMGIHVVLAGTYCKYDADWFRAEVSEYCDEVLISEDNGAIADAIARIEPAAIFGTQMERHVGKRLDIPCGVIAAPIHIQNFPLGYKPFLGYEGTNQIADLVYNSFTLGMEDHLLEIFGGHDTKEVITKGISSDSDLGWHSTAQAELNKVPGFVRGKVKRNTEKFARERGLSEITLEVMYAAKEAVGA from the coding sequence ATGAAATTGGCCTATTGGATGTACGCTGGCCCGGCCCACATTGGCACCCTACGCATCGCCAGTTCTTTCAAAAACGTCCACGCCATTATGCACGCTCCGTTGGGGGATGATTATTTCAACGTCATGCGCTCCATGTTGGAACGGGAGCAGAATTTTACCCCTGTCACCACCAGTGTGGTCGATCGCCAAGTGTTATCGAGGGGTTCCCAGGAAAAAGTGGTGGACAACATTGTCCGCAAAGATGGGGAAGAAACGCCGGATTTAATTGTGCTGACCCCCACCTGTACCTCCAGCATTTTGCAGGAAGATTTGGCCAATTTTGTTGACCGGGCCCAGATGGATGCCCACTGTGATGTACTTTTGGCGGACGTGAACCATTACCGCTATAACGAATTGCAAGCTGGCGATCGTACCCTTAAGCAGATTGTCGAGTTTTACATCAAAAAAGCCCGGAAACAGGGTAATTTAGCCACGGAAAAAACAGCTAAGCCATCGGTGAATTTAATTGGCTTCACCACCCTAGGTTTCCACAATCAACATGATTGCACCGAGTTAAAGCGATTAATGGCGGATCTGGGCATTGAAGTAAACCTGATTTTGCCGGAAAAAGCCACGGTGGATCAATTGGCTAAAATTCCCCAAGCTTGGTTTAACCTCTGCCCGTACCGGGAAATTGGTTTGATGACAGCGGAATATTTGCAAGAAGAATTTGCCCAGCCCTACGTGGACATTACCCCCATGGGAGTGGTGGAAACGGCCCGTTGTATCCGCAAAATGCAACAGGTGTTAAATCAACAGGGTTTCGACGTTAACTACGAAGATTTCATCCAGCAACAAACCCGTCACGTCTCCCAAGCGGCCTGGTTTTCTCGCTCTATCGACTGTCAAAATCTCACGGGCAAAAAAGCAGTGGTCTTTGGGGATAATACCCATGCGGCCGCTATGACCAAAATTTTGGCCCGGGAAATGGGTATCCACGTTGTGCTAGCAGGAACCTATTGCAAATACGATGCCGATTGGTTCCGAGCCGAAGTATCTGAATACTGTGACGAAGTGTTGATCAGTGAAGACAACGGGGCGATCGCCGATGCCATAGCCAGGATTGAGCCGGCAGCAATTTTTGGCACCCAGATGGAACGCCATGTGGGCAAACGCTTGGATATTCCCTGCGGTGTGATTGCGGCCCCGATCCATATCCAGAATTTTCCCCTGGGCTACAAACCTTTCCTCGGTTACGAAGGGACAAACCAGATTGCCGATTTGGTGTACAACTCCTTCACCCTGGGCATGGAAGACCATCTGTTGGAAATTTTCGGCGGCCACGACACCAAGGAAGTGATCACCAAAGGCATTTCCAGTGACTCTGATCTAGGCTGGCACAGCACCGCCCAAGCAGAATTGAATAAAGTGCCAGGGTTTGTGCGGGGTAAAGTTAAACGCAACACAGAAAAGTTTGCCCGAGAGCGGGGCCTATCGGAAATCACCCTGGAGGTTATGTATGCCGCCAAGGAAGCCGTGGGAGCTTAA
- a CDS encoding cysteine desulfurase family protein translates to MERPLYFDNHATTALDPRVLEAMLPYLTEQYGNAGSAHFYGWQASAAIKQARQEIAETMGAQPEEIIFTSGATEANNLAIRGVAEAYFAQGKHLVTVETEHQAVLAPCRYLETLGFEVTYLSVQSSGLVDLTELEKALRPDTILVSVMAANNEIGVLQPLKEIGALCRQRSIIFHCDGAQALGKIPLDVHQLNIDLLSFTGHKIHGPKGIGGLYRRQNPGVRLAPQLLGGGQEGNFRSGTLPVPLIVGLAKALTIAGETLVSEGDRQRQLRDQLWQGLAKISGVVLNGDYEQRLPGNLNVSITGVDPKALLTTLQPRLALSSGSACSSYRTEASHVLYALGRDKTSAQASLRFGLSRFTTEIEIDQAIAIVTDTVARLRADASNQS, encoded by the coding sequence ATGGAACGGCCTCTTTACTTCGACAACCACGCCACCACTGCCCTCGATCCTAGGGTACTGGAAGCCATGCTCCCTTACCTGACAGAGCAGTATGGTAATGCGGGCAGTGCCCATTTTTACGGTTGGCAAGCCTCAGCGGCAATTAAACAAGCTAGGCAAGAAATTGCCGAGACCATGGGGGCCCAACCAGAAGAAATTATTTTCACCAGCGGCGCTACGGAAGCTAATAATTTGGCCATTCGGGGAGTGGCGGAGGCGTACTTTGCCCAAGGGAAACACCTGGTGACGGTGGAAACGGAGCATCAAGCGGTGTTAGCTCCCTGTCGTTATTTGGAAACCTTGGGGTTTGAGGTGACCTATTTGTCAGTTCAATCCAGTGGTTTGGTGGATTTAACCGAGTTGGAAAAGGCTTTACGGCCCGATACCATTCTTGTTTCCGTGATGGCGGCCAACAATGAAATCGGCGTGCTGCAACCCCTCAAGGAGATTGGTGCTCTCTGTCGCCAACGCTCAATTATTTTTCATTGTGATGGGGCCCAAGCCTTGGGCAAAATTCCCCTCGACGTCCATCAACTTAACATTGACCTACTTTCCTTCACTGGGCACAAAATCCATGGACCCAAGGGCATTGGGGGATTATATCGCCGTCAAAATCCGGGGGTGAGGTTAGCGCCCCAACTGTTGGGGGGAGGGCAGGAAGGTAATTTTCGTTCCGGAACTCTGCCGGTGCCCCTGATTGTCGGTTTAGCCAAGGCTTTGACCATAGCTGGGGAAACTTTAGTGTCGGAAGGCGATCGCCAGCGACAACTGCGGGATCAACTCTGGCAAGGTCTGGCAAAAATTAGTGGGGTGGTGCTGAATGGGGACTACGAACAAAGGTTACCGGGCAACCTCAATGTCAGTATTACTGGGGTTGATCCCAAGGCTTTGCTAACTACATTGCAACCTCGATTGGCATTATCTTCCGGTTCCGCCTGTTCTTCCTACCGCACTGAAGCTTCCCATGTGTTGTATGCCCTGGGTCGGGACAAAACCAGCGCCCAAGCTAGTCTCCGTTTTGGTTTAAGCCGATTTACCACCGAGATAGAAATTGACCAGGCGATCGCCATTGTGACGGATACAGTAGCTAGGTTAAGGGCCGATGCTTCTAACCAGAGTTAA
- a CDS encoding ComF family protein, translating to MWQSIRSLIFQTPCPLCQKPSQDQLCRDCTGQILSHRFPRKFQQWQGNFPRFVWGQYEGQLRRALTVMKFEQQPDIGIWLGEQLAEQWLQQPQAKTKLRPQVVPIPLNARKQAQRGFNQAERIAAGFCRLTGYVLHPQALQRVKDTQALFGLSPGDRRRELQSALATGPGFNTRRPWLILDDIITTGTTALEARRIMEEKGAKVLGIVAIAAPSFSQPMELRQQ from the coding sequence ATGTGGCAATCAATTCGTTCCCTCATTTTTCAAACTCCCTGTCCTCTATGCCAAAAACCCAGTCAGGATCAACTTTGTCGGGATTGCACTGGACAAATTTTGAGCCATCGTTTTCCTCGTAAATTCCAGCAATGGCAAGGAAACTTTCCCCGCTTTGTTTGGGGACAATACGAAGGACAATTGCGGCGGGCTTTAACGGTGATGAAGTTTGAGCAACAGCCAGACATTGGCATTTGGTTGGGGGAACAGTTGGCAGAACAGTGGTTACAACAACCCCAAGCTAAAACTAAATTGCGTCCCCAGGTGGTGCCCATTCCCCTAAACGCTCGTAAGCAAGCCCAACGGGGATTTAATCAAGCTGAAAGAATTGCCGCTGGTTTTTGCCGCCTGACTGGTTATGTTCTCCACCCCCAAGCATTACAACGAGTTAAAGATACCCAAGCTCTGTTTGGTCTTAGCCCAGGCGATCGCCGCCGGGAATTGCAATCAGCTTTAGCCACGGGGCCAGGGTTTAACACTCGCCGACCCTGGTTGATTTTGGATGATATTATTACGACCGGCACCACCGCCCTAGAAGCCCGACGGATAATGGAAGAAAAGGGAGCTAAAGTGTTGGGTATCGTGGCGATCGCCGCACCGTCTTTTTCCCAGCCCATGGAACTTAGACAGCAATGA
- a CDS encoding DUF433 domain-containing protein, protein MATTLINHIEITPGTCGGKPRIAGHRITVQDIVIWHERMGLSPDEIVHHYPSITLADVYAALSYYHDHLEEIRQGIIDDEIFAEEMRSSTPSLMEAKLRKVHGKQD, encoded by the coding sequence ATGGCGACAACCCTAATCAATCATATTGAGATCACGCCAGGAACCTGTGGTGGAAAACCTCGCATCGCTGGGCACCGGATCACAGTTCAAGACATCGTGATCTGGCACGAACGAATGGGACTATCTCCCGACGAAATCGTCCATCATTATCCTAGTATTACTTTAGCTGACGTTTATGCAGCTTTGTCTTACTATCACGATCACCTTGAAGAAATTAGGCAAGGAATTATTGATGATGAAATTTTTGCTGAAGAAATGCGGTCCAGTACCCCTTCTTTGATGGAAGCAAAATTAAGAAAAGTTCATGGCAAACAGGATTAA
- a CDS encoding L,D-transpeptidase encodes MQKQVSPLARVALWLGGVSLTATSLVIPTAAQAQSSLNGGSAIPPLKPIPESTYTPPAAPTSTPSNPTSQALATHIVLVLGERKVYAYQNDKVLASYPVAVGKKGWETPQGNFQVIQMVENPVWENPWNGKKVAASLDGPIGIRWIGFWSDGKNTIGFHGTPKKHEHFLGTAASHGCVRMRNQDVVALFNMVQNGTPVRVVQKK; translated from the coding sequence ATGCAGAAACAAGTCTCTCCCCTAGCCCGTGTCGCCCTTTGGTTGGGTGGTGTTAGTTTGACTGCAACCAGCTTGGTCATTCCCACCGCGGCCCAGGCCCAAAGTAGTCTCAATGGAGGTAGTGCCATTCCTCCTTTGAAGCCGATTCCCGAATCTACCTACACTCCTCCTGCTGCTCCCACCAGTACCCCTAGCAATCCAACTAGCCAGGCCTTGGCCACCCATATTGTGCTGGTACTGGGAGAACGGAAAGTTTACGCCTACCAAAACGATAAAGTTTTAGCAAGTTACCCGGTGGCAGTGGGCAAAAAAGGCTGGGAAACACCCCAAGGCAATTTCCAAGTAATCCAAATGGTGGAAAATCCCGTGTGGGAAAATCCCTGGAATGGCAAAAAAGTGGCCGCCAGCTTGGATGGTCCCATCGGTATCCGTTGGATCGGTTTTTGGAGTGACGGTAAAAATACCATTGGTTTCCATGGCACCCCGAAAAAACATGAGCATTTCCTGGGCACAGCGGCTTCCCACGGTTGCGTCAGAATGCGAAATCAAGATGTGGTGGCTTTGTTCAACATGGTGCAAAATGGCACCCCAGTGCGGGTAGTGCAGAAAAAATAG